A window of Acidobacteriota bacterium genomic DNA:
GCTTCGCGCTCGTCGTGCTCGTGCTCTTCGCCGTACTCTTCAACGATCGCGCATCAGCCGAATCGAAGTAACACCGCACCACAGCGTGACGCGTGCCGCCGGTACGCGTCACGCGAGTCCTTCCTCTCCCATGTCCCTCAGGACCGTCCACCTCACGCGGTACGTCACGCCGCTGCGCGAGGGCGGCTCGCTGCCCGCCATCGTCGAGGCAGACGATGACGGGCTCTACGTCCTGAAGTTCCGCGGCGCGGGGCAGGGCGCCCGGGCGCTCGTCGCCGAAGTCGTGGCCGGCGAGCTCGCCCGCGCCATCGGCCTGCCCGTGCCCGAGATCGTGCTCGTCGAACTCGACGCCGACCTCGCGCGCACCGAGCCGGATCCGGAAATCCAGGAGCTGATTCGCGCGAGCGCGGGGCTCAACCTCGCGCTCGACTACCTGCCGGGATCGGTGACCTTCGATCCGGTGGCC
This region includes:
- a CDS encoding aminotransferase class I and II, yielding MSLRTVHLTRYVTPLREGGSLPAIVEADDDGLYVLKFRGAGQGARALVAEVVAGELARAIGLPVPEIVLVELDADLARTEPDPEIQELIRASAGLNLALDYLPGSVTFDPVAERVDAVLASRIVWFDALTSNVDRTARNANLLMWHRRLWLIDHGACLYFHHGTSPADFLARADDPFARIAEHVLLPFAREIAEADAVLASSIGEAMVAQVMDLV